In Clostridiisalibacter paucivorans DSM 22131, the sequence TATCCCACTTTTTTCATCATTTTCTCATAATCAAATCCTAATTTCCCATAACTGAATACATCATAATCCACACCAATTGCCTTCTTCATTATTTCATTTTTTCTTCCCATTACAGCATTATAAGACATATCTTTCACCAGTAACATCTCCTTTATATATTAAATGTTATTATCCCAGATACTAAGAGATTAATTTAGTTCTTCAATTTCTTTTCTCAATTCTATTCCCACATCCATAAGTTCTTTAATAGATTCACCAAAATTATGAACATGCTTAGGATTGATCTCTGACAATTTTCCTTTTACTTTCCTACCTATAAGCGTCTCTATTTCAACTTCATCGTTTAATTCAGCTCTATCATTTAATAGATACCCTTTAAACCATTGAATCAATGGGACCTTTTTCGTCTCTTCAGGCAAATTATCTGCTCTTTTATTTGCCTCTAATAAAATCTGCTCTATCTCAACCCAATCTCCTCTTTTAGCTTTGTTCATTTAAGCCATCTCCTTTTCTAATTTTTTTACAGGTTCTCCATTGGAGCCAACAAATCTCCTACCCCATCCACTAATAATTGCAAAAGTCATAACTCCTAGCATAACCCACGCATATGCAATCCATGGAGAAATCTCTGTTGTTTCAAATACTGGTATCAAACTTCCAAATTGTTCACTGGCTTTTTCTGCCAATGACTTAGTAAGTAACAAAGATGGGGTCCATGGCAGGGCATAGGCTATGGTACATGATGTGGCATCCAATATATTTGCCCTTCTATATGGGTGTATTTTATATTTTTCTCCAAGAGGTCTAGCATAGAATGTGCCCAACGCCAAAATAGGTGGTGCATTCAATCCCATAACACAGGACATAGCAATAACCAATATACTCATAGAAATCTCAACACCCCTTGGAGTTTTTACAAACTTATTAGCAAAATCTATTAATGTCTTATCGCCTCCTCCCTTTTCCATAATATTGACACATGCCAATATCAATAGTGCCAATATACATATATCAGCCATACCTGCAATACCATCAAGCAGTAATCCCTTTGCTACTCCATCTTCTACATACAATAAATTTTTTATATTGTTTAATCCAAATATCTGTCCCAATATGGCAGCAACAACAGTCCCTACAGTAGTAGCAGATATTATATGGCCACCTTTAATAGCTATAAATATTGTCAAAAAAGCTGGTATTAACATAATTAATCCCTTGGGATTCATATATTGTAACAGTGTTTCATAAGGCACTTGATGTGTAGTATTTCCTGACCCAAATACAGCAAAAATGATTATGGAAATTATTCCTGCCACTATAGAATACTGCAATCTCGATTTAACAACACCACCAACATCTGTCCCTTGACTTGCTGCAGAACATATTGTGGTGTCTGATAATGGTGCCAAATTATCACCAAATATTCCCCCACTTACTATTGCACCTGTCAACACTAAAGGATTGGCTCCCAGAAGCACTCCAGCGGGATATAATACGGCCATACCTGCCACTATGGTTCCAAATCCTGTTCCTGCAGCTGTAGCAAATAGTGCACTTGCTAAAAATGTTATTATTACAAAGAA encodes:
- the ortA gene encoding 2-amino-4-oxopentanoate thiolase subunit OrtA; translation: MNKAKRGDWVEIEQILLEANKRADNLPEETKKVPLIQWFKGYLLNDRAELNDEVEIETLIGRKVKGKLSEINPKHVHNFGESIKELMDVGIELRKEIEELN
- a CDS encoding Na+/H+ antiporter NhaC family protein, yielding MDDKKKIDLIGGGWMSFMPFGVFIFVAIYISVLKAPDVRGMWVGAVSGIMLTFFFAKDKQKYADTVIEGMADKTAIIPVACWIFAGVFASVLRASGLVEGIIWAAYHIGAKGAFFVIITFLASALFATAAGTGFGTIVAGMAVLYPAGVLLGANPLVLTGAIVSGGIFGDNLAPLSDTTICSAASQGTDVGGVVKSRLQYSIVAGIISIIIFAVFGSGNTTHQVPYETLLQYMNPKGLIMLIPAFLTIFIAIKGGHIISATTVGTVVAAILGQIFGLNNIKNLLYVEDGVAKGLLLDGIAGMADICILALLILACVNIMEKGGGDKTLIDFANKFVKTPRGVEISMSILVIAMSCVMGLNAPPILALGTFYARPLGEKYKIHPYRRANILDATSCTIAYALPWTPSLLLTKSLAEKASEQFGSLIPVFETTEISPWIAYAWVMLGVMTFAIISGWGRRFVGSNGEPVKKLEKEMA